In Ovis canadensis isolate MfBH-ARS-UI-01 breed Bighorn chromosome 11, ARS-UI_OviCan_v2, whole genome shotgun sequence, one genomic interval encodes:
- the ARHGAP27 gene encoding rho GTPase-activating protein 27 isoform X5 has protein sequence MQQSLSPSNQRPPTPETDYPDLLTSYPEEDYSPVGSFSEPGPASPFVTPPGWSCHVSPDGQTVYTNNITEEQWVRLENQHGKPYFYNPDDASVQWALPEVPVPLPAPRNSHKSNQNSETPAQATPPEEKIKTLDKAGVLHRTKIVDKGKRLRKKHWSASWTVLEGGILTFFKDSKNSAAGGLRQPSKLSIPEFTVDLKGASLTWAPKDKSSKKNVLELRSRDGSEYLIQHDSEAIISTWHSAIIQGIQEMSADLPPEEESENSGVNFGSSERLGSWREDEPRPGAAPPTPGPGGLEGDISKVRQKLLKFLLRRPTLQSLREKGYIKDQVFGCPLAELCEREKSSVPRFVQQSIRAVEARGLDIDGLYRISGNLATIQKLRYKVDHDERLNLEDGHWEDVHVITGALKLFFRELPEPLFPFSHFRQFLAAIKLQDPAKRFRCVRDLVRSLPVPNHDTLRVLFQHLCRVIEHGERNRMSVQNVAIVFGPTLLRPETEEASMPMTMVFQNQVVELILQQCSDIFLPH, from the exons ATGCAGCAGAGCCTGAGCCCCAGCAACCAGAGG CCCCCTACCCCTGAGACGGACTACCCTGATTTGCTGACCAGTTACCCAGAGGAAGACTATTCCCCCGTGGGCTCCTTCAGTGAGCCCGGCCCCGCCTCTCCCTTTGTCACGCCCCCAGGCTGGTCTTGCCATGTGAGCCCAGATGGGCAGACGGTGTACACCAACAACATCACCGAAGAACAG tGGGTAAGGCTGGAGAACCAACATGGGAAACCTTACTTCTACAATCCAGATGACGCCTCCGTTCAGTGGGCCCTGCCCGAG GTCCCagtccctctccctgcccctcgAAACAGCCACAAATCCAACCAGAACAGTGAGACCCCAGCCCAGGCCACCCCCCCAGAGGAGAAG ATCAAGACCCTGGACAAGGCAGGCGTGCTCCATCGCACCAAGATAGTGGACAAAGGAAAGCGGCTCCG GAAGAAGCATTGGAGTGCCTCCTGGACAGTGCTGGAGGGTGGAATCCTGACTTTCTTCAAAGACTCGAAAAACTCAGCTGCTGGTGGCTTG AGGCAGCCTTCCAAGCTCTCCATCCCTGAGTTCACGGTGGACCTGAAGGGGGCCTCTCTCACCTGGGCCCCCAAAGACAAATCCAGCAAGAAGAATGTGCTGGAG CTTCGGAGCCGAGATGGCTCAGAATACCTGATCCAGCACGACTCGGAGGCCATCATCAGCACCTGGCACAGTGCCATCATCCAGGGCATCCAGGAGATG TCCGCAGACCTGCCTCCCGAGGAGGAAAGTGAGAACAGCGGCGTGAACTTTGGGTCCAGTGAGCGCCTAGGAAGCTGGCGGGAGGACGAGCCACGGCCTGGTGCAG CACCGCCCACCCCCGGGCCCGGAGGTCTGGAGGGTGACATCAGCAAGGTCCGGCAGAAGCTCCTCAAGTTCCTGCTGAGGCGGCCCACGCTGCAGTCGCTGCGGGAGAAGGGCTACATCAAAG ACCAGGTGTTCGGCTGTCCGCTGGCCGAGCTGTGTGAGCGCGAGAAGAGCTCAGTGCCGCGCTTCGTGCAGCAGAGCATCCGCGCCGTCGAGGCCCGGG GGCTGGACATCGACGGTCTGTACCGCATCAGTGGGAACCTGGCCACCATCCAGAAGCTGCGCTATAAGGTGGACCACG ATGAACGTCTGAATCTGGAAGACGGGCACTGGGAGGACGTTCATGTTATCACCGGCGCCCTGAAGCTCTTCTTTCGAGAGCTGCCCGAGCCCCTCTTCCCCTTCTCACACTTCCGCCAGTTCCTCGCGGCAATCA AGCTACAGGATCCGGCCAAGCGTTTCCGCTGTGTGCGGGACCTGGTGCGCTCGCTGCCCGTCCCTAATCACGACACGCTGCGGGTGCTCTTCCAGCACCTGTGCCG GGTGATCGAGCACGGAGAACGGAACCGCATGTCAGTGCAGAACGTGGCCATAGTCTTCGGGCCCACGCTGCTGCGGCCCGAGACGGAGGAAGCCAGCATGCCCATGACCATGGTGTTCCAGAATCAGGTGGTGGAGCTCATCCTGCAACAGTGCTCGGACATCTTCCTGCCGCACTGA
- the ARHGAP27 gene encoding rho GTPase-activating protein 27 isoform X7 — MVDITAKLTKRQSRDLRGQVDEPPEPVYANVERQPPATSPRASAAPRGVGESVWETHTDAGTGRPYYYNPDTGVTTWESPFEAAEGAASPATSPASVGSHESLETEWGQYWDEESRRVFFYNSLTGETAWEDEFEDQPEEEQEMQQSLSPSNQRPPTPETDYPDLLTSYPEEDYSPVGSFSEPGPASPFVTPPGWSCHVSPDGQTVYTNNITEEQWVRLENQHGKPYFYNPDDASVQWALPEVPVPLPAPRNSHKSNQNSETPAQATPPEEKEPGFWVVPDSELDKAGGWKDVSPAAAASRIKTLDKAGVLHRTKIVDKGKRLRKKHWSASWTVLEGGILTFFKDSKNSAAGGLRQPSKLSIPEFTVDLKGASLTWAPKDKSSKKNVLELRSRDGSEYLIQHDSEAIISTWHSAIIQGIQEMSADLPPEEESENSGVNFGSSERLGSWREDEPRPGAAPPTPGPGGLEGDISKVRQKLLKFLLRRPTLQSLREKGYIKDQVFGCPLAELCEREKSSVPRFVQQSIRAVEARGLDIDGLYRISGNLATIQKLRYKVDHDERLNLEDGHWEDVHVITGALKLFFRELPEPLFPFSHFRQFLAAIKLQDPAKRFRCVRDLVRSLPVPNHDTLRVLFQHLCRVIEHGERNRMSVQNVAIVFGPTLLRPETEEASMPMTMVFQNQVVELILQQCSDIFLPH, encoded by the exons ATGGTGGACATCACCGCCAAACTGACCAAGAGGCAGAGTCGGGACCTGCGGGGACAG GTGGACGAGCCCCCGGAGCCCGTGTACGCGAACGTAGAGAGGCAGCCTCCGGCCACATCGCCCCGCGCTTCCGCGGCCCCTCGCGGTGTGGGAGAGTCGGTGTGGGAGACACACACGGACGCGGGCACCGGGCGCCCCTACTACTACAACCCGGACACCGGCGTGACCACCTGGGAGTCGCCCTTCGAGGCTGCTGAGGGCGCCGCCAGCCCGGCCACGTCCCCGGCCTCGGTGGGCAGCCACGAGAGCCTCGAGACCGAGTGGGGCCAGTATTGGGATGAGGAGAGCCGCAGGGTGTTCTTCTACAACTCGCTGACGGGAGAGACGGCTTGGGAGGACGAGTTCGAGGACCAGCCGGAGGAAGAGCAGGAGATGCAGCAGAGCCTGAGCCCCAGCAACCAGAGG CCCCCTACCCCTGAGACGGACTACCCTGATTTGCTGACCAGTTACCCAGAGGAAGACTATTCCCCCGTGGGCTCCTTCAGTGAGCCCGGCCCCGCCTCTCCCTTTGTCACGCCCCCAGGCTGGTCTTGCCATGTGAGCCCAGATGGGCAGACGGTGTACACCAACAACATCACCGAAGAACAG tGGGTAAGGCTGGAGAACCAACATGGGAAACCTTACTTCTACAATCCAGATGACGCCTCCGTTCAGTGGGCCCTGCCCGAG GTCCCagtccctctccctgcccctcgAAACAGCCACAAATCCAACCAGAACAGTGAGACCCCAGCCCAGGCCACCCCCCCAGAGGAGAAG GAACCTGggttctgggttgtcccagactCAGAGCTGGACAAGGCTGGGGGCTGGAAGGATGTCTCTCCTGCTGCTGCGGCTTCT AGG ATCAAGACCCTGGACAAGGCAGGCGTGCTCCATCGCACCAAGATAGTGGACAAAGGAAAGCGGCTCCG GAAGAAGCATTGGAGTGCCTCCTGGACAGTGCTGGAGGGTGGAATCCTGACTTTCTTCAAAGACTCGAAAAACTCAGCTGCTGGTGGCTTG AGGCAGCCTTCCAAGCTCTCCATCCCTGAGTTCACGGTGGACCTGAAGGGGGCCTCTCTCACCTGGGCCCCCAAAGACAAATCCAGCAAGAAGAATGTGCTGGAG CTTCGGAGCCGAGATGGCTCAGAATACCTGATCCAGCACGACTCGGAGGCCATCATCAGCACCTGGCACAGTGCCATCATCCAGGGCATCCAGGAGATG TCCGCAGACCTGCCTCCCGAGGAGGAAAGTGAGAACAGCGGCGTGAACTTTGGGTCCAGTGAGCGCCTAGGAAGCTGGCGGGAGGACGAGCCACGGCCTGGTGCAG CACCGCCCACCCCCGGGCCCGGAGGTCTGGAGGGTGACATCAGCAAGGTCCGGCAGAAGCTCCTCAAGTTCCTGCTGAGGCGGCCCACGCTGCAGTCGCTGCGGGAGAAGGGCTACATCAAAG ACCAGGTGTTCGGCTGTCCGCTGGCCGAGCTGTGTGAGCGCGAGAAGAGCTCAGTGCCGCGCTTCGTGCAGCAGAGCATCCGCGCCGTCGAGGCCCGGG GGCTGGACATCGACGGTCTGTACCGCATCAGTGGGAACCTGGCCACCATCCAGAAGCTGCGCTATAAGGTGGACCACG ATGAACGTCTGAATCTGGAAGACGGGCACTGGGAGGACGTTCATGTTATCACCGGCGCCCTGAAGCTCTTCTTTCGAGAGCTGCCCGAGCCCCTCTTCCCCTTCTCACACTTCCGCCAGTTCCTCGCGGCAATCA AGCTACAGGATCCGGCCAAGCGTTTCCGCTGTGTGCGGGACCTGGTGCGCTCGCTGCCCGTCCCTAATCACGACACGCTGCGGGTGCTCTTCCAGCACCTGTGCCG GGTGATCGAGCACGGAGAACGGAACCGCATGTCAGTGCAGAACGTGGCCATAGTCTTCGGGCCCACGCTGCTGCGGCCCGAGACGGAGGAAGCCAGCATGCCCATGACCATGGTGTTCCAGAATCAGGTGGTGGAGCTCATCCTGCAACAGTGCTCGGACATCTTCCTGCCGCACTGA
- the ARHGAP27 gene encoding rho GTPase-activating protein 27 isoform X4 → MVDITAKLTKRQSRDLRGQVDEPPEPVYANVERQPPATSPRASAAPRGVGESVWETHTDAGTGRPYYYNPDTGVTTWESPFEAAEGAASPATSPASVGSHESLETEWGQYWDEESRRVFFYNSLTGETAWEDEFEDQPEEEQEMQQSLSPSNQRPPTPETDYPDLLTSYPEEDYSPVGSFSEPGPASPFVTPPGWSCHVSPDGQTVYTNNITEEQWVRLENQHGKPYFYNPDDASVQWALPEVPVPLPAPRNSHKSNQNSETPAQATPPEEKIKTLDKAGVLHRTKIVDKGKRLRKKHWSASWTVLEGGILTFFKDSKNSAAGGLRQPSKLSIPEFTVDLKGASLTWAPKDKSSKKNVLELRSRDGSEYLIQHDSEAIISTWHSAIIQGIQEMSADLPPEEESENSGVNFGSSERLGSWREDEPRPGAAPPTPGPGGLEGDISKVRQKLLKFLLRRPTLQSLREKGYIKDQVFGCPLAELCEREKSSVPRFVQQSIRAVEARGLDIDGLYRISGNLATIQKLRYKVDHDERLNLEDGHWEDVHVITGALKLFFRELPEPLFPFSHFRQFLAAIKLQDPAKRFRCVRDLVRSLPVPNHDTLRVLFQHLCRVIEHGERNRMSVQNVAIVFGPTLLRPETEEASMPMTMVFQNQVVELILQQCSDIFLPH, encoded by the exons ATGGTGGACATCACCGCCAAACTGACCAAGAGGCAGAGTCGGGACCTGCGGGGACAG GTGGACGAGCCCCCGGAGCCCGTGTACGCGAACGTAGAGAGGCAGCCTCCGGCCACATCGCCCCGCGCTTCCGCGGCCCCTCGCGGTGTGGGAGAGTCGGTGTGGGAGACACACACGGACGCGGGCACCGGGCGCCCCTACTACTACAACCCGGACACCGGCGTGACCACCTGGGAGTCGCCCTTCGAGGCTGCTGAGGGCGCCGCCAGCCCGGCCACGTCCCCGGCCTCGGTGGGCAGCCACGAGAGCCTCGAGACCGAGTGGGGCCAGTATTGGGATGAGGAGAGCCGCAGGGTGTTCTTCTACAACTCGCTGACGGGAGAGACGGCTTGGGAGGACGAGTTCGAGGACCAGCCGGAGGAAGAGCAGGAGATGCAGCAGAGCCTGAGCCCCAGCAACCAGAGG CCCCCTACCCCTGAGACGGACTACCCTGATTTGCTGACCAGTTACCCAGAGGAAGACTATTCCCCCGTGGGCTCCTTCAGTGAGCCCGGCCCCGCCTCTCCCTTTGTCACGCCCCCAGGCTGGTCTTGCCATGTGAGCCCAGATGGGCAGACGGTGTACACCAACAACATCACCGAAGAACAG tGGGTAAGGCTGGAGAACCAACATGGGAAACCTTACTTCTACAATCCAGATGACGCCTCCGTTCAGTGGGCCCTGCCCGAG GTCCCagtccctctccctgcccctcgAAACAGCCACAAATCCAACCAGAACAGTGAGACCCCAGCCCAGGCCACCCCCCCAGAGGAGAAG ATCAAGACCCTGGACAAGGCAGGCGTGCTCCATCGCACCAAGATAGTGGACAAAGGAAAGCGGCTCCG GAAGAAGCATTGGAGTGCCTCCTGGACAGTGCTGGAGGGTGGAATCCTGACTTTCTTCAAAGACTCGAAAAACTCAGCTGCTGGTGGCTTG AGGCAGCCTTCCAAGCTCTCCATCCCTGAGTTCACGGTGGACCTGAAGGGGGCCTCTCTCACCTGGGCCCCCAAAGACAAATCCAGCAAGAAGAATGTGCTGGAG CTTCGGAGCCGAGATGGCTCAGAATACCTGATCCAGCACGACTCGGAGGCCATCATCAGCACCTGGCACAGTGCCATCATCCAGGGCATCCAGGAGATG TCCGCAGACCTGCCTCCCGAGGAGGAAAGTGAGAACAGCGGCGTGAACTTTGGGTCCAGTGAGCGCCTAGGAAGCTGGCGGGAGGACGAGCCACGGCCTGGTGCAG CACCGCCCACCCCCGGGCCCGGAGGTCTGGAGGGTGACATCAGCAAGGTCCGGCAGAAGCTCCTCAAGTTCCTGCTGAGGCGGCCCACGCTGCAGTCGCTGCGGGAGAAGGGCTACATCAAAG ACCAGGTGTTCGGCTGTCCGCTGGCCGAGCTGTGTGAGCGCGAGAAGAGCTCAGTGCCGCGCTTCGTGCAGCAGAGCATCCGCGCCGTCGAGGCCCGGG GGCTGGACATCGACGGTCTGTACCGCATCAGTGGGAACCTGGCCACCATCCAGAAGCTGCGCTATAAGGTGGACCACG ATGAACGTCTGAATCTGGAAGACGGGCACTGGGAGGACGTTCATGTTATCACCGGCGCCCTGAAGCTCTTCTTTCGAGAGCTGCCCGAGCCCCTCTTCCCCTTCTCACACTTCCGCCAGTTCCTCGCGGCAATCA AGCTACAGGATCCGGCCAAGCGTTTCCGCTGTGTGCGGGACCTGGTGCGCTCGCTGCCCGTCCCTAATCACGACACGCTGCGGGTGCTCTTCCAGCACCTGTGCCG GGTGATCGAGCACGGAGAACGGAACCGCATGTCAGTGCAGAACGTGGCCATAGTCTTCGGGCCCACGCTGCTGCGGCCCGAGACGGAGGAAGCCAGCATGCCCATGACCATGGTGTTCCAGAATCAGGTGGTGGAGCTCATCCTGCAACAGTGCTCGGACATCTTCCTGCCGCACTGA
- the ARHGAP27 gene encoding rho GTPase-activating protein 27 isoform X3: protein MVDITAKLTKRQSRDLRGQQVDEPPEPVYANVERQPPATSPRASAAPRGVGESVWETHTDAGTGRPYYYNPDTGVTTWESPFEAAEGAASPATSPASVGSHESLETEWGQYWDEESRRVFFYNSLTGETAWEDEFEDQPEEEQEMQQSLSPSNQRPPTPETDYPDLLTSYPEEDYSPVGSFSEPGPASPFVTPPGWSCHVSPDGQTVYTNNITEEQWVRLENQHGKPYFYNPDDASVQWALPEVPVPLPAPRNSHKSNQNSETPAQATPPEEKIKTLDKAGVLHRTKIVDKGKRLRKKHWSASWTVLEGGILTFFKDSKNSAAGGLRQPSKLSIPEFTVDLKGASLTWAPKDKSSKKNVLELRSRDGSEYLIQHDSEAIISTWHSAIIQGIQEMSADLPPEEESENSGVNFGSSERLGSWREDEPRPGAAPPTPGPGGLEGDISKVRQKLLKFLLRRPTLQSLREKGYIKDQVFGCPLAELCEREKSSVPRFVQQSIRAVEARGLDIDGLYRISGNLATIQKLRYKVDHDERLNLEDGHWEDVHVITGALKLFFRELPEPLFPFSHFRQFLAAIKLQDPAKRFRCVRDLVRSLPVPNHDTLRVLFQHLCRVIEHGERNRMSVQNVAIVFGPTLLRPETEEASMPMTMVFQNQVVELILQQCSDIFLPH, encoded by the exons ATGGTGGACATCACCGCCAAACTGACCAAGAGGCAGAGTCGGGACCTGCGGGGACAG CAGGTGGACGAGCCCCCGGAGCCCGTGTACGCGAACGTAGAGAGGCAGCCTCCGGCCACATCGCCCCGCGCTTCCGCGGCCCCTCGCGGTGTGGGAGAGTCGGTGTGGGAGACACACACGGACGCGGGCACCGGGCGCCCCTACTACTACAACCCGGACACCGGCGTGACCACCTGGGAGTCGCCCTTCGAGGCTGCTGAGGGCGCCGCCAGCCCGGCCACGTCCCCGGCCTCGGTGGGCAGCCACGAGAGCCTCGAGACCGAGTGGGGCCAGTATTGGGATGAGGAGAGCCGCAGGGTGTTCTTCTACAACTCGCTGACGGGAGAGACGGCTTGGGAGGACGAGTTCGAGGACCAGCCGGAGGAAGAGCAGGAGATGCAGCAGAGCCTGAGCCCCAGCAACCAGAGG CCCCCTACCCCTGAGACGGACTACCCTGATTTGCTGACCAGTTACCCAGAGGAAGACTATTCCCCCGTGGGCTCCTTCAGTGAGCCCGGCCCCGCCTCTCCCTTTGTCACGCCCCCAGGCTGGTCTTGCCATGTGAGCCCAGATGGGCAGACGGTGTACACCAACAACATCACCGAAGAACAG tGGGTAAGGCTGGAGAACCAACATGGGAAACCTTACTTCTACAATCCAGATGACGCCTCCGTTCAGTGGGCCCTGCCCGAG GTCCCagtccctctccctgcccctcgAAACAGCCACAAATCCAACCAGAACAGTGAGACCCCAGCCCAGGCCACCCCCCCAGAGGAGAAG ATCAAGACCCTGGACAAGGCAGGCGTGCTCCATCGCACCAAGATAGTGGACAAAGGAAAGCGGCTCCG GAAGAAGCATTGGAGTGCCTCCTGGACAGTGCTGGAGGGTGGAATCCTGACTTTCTTCAAAGACTCGAAAAACTCAGCTGCTGGTGGCTTG AGGCAGCCTTCCAAGCTCTCCATCCCTGAGTTCACGGTGGACCTGAAGGGGGCCTCTCTCACCTGGGCCCCCAAAGACAAATCCAGCAAGAAGAATGTGCTGGAG CTTCGGAGCCGAGATGGCTCAGAATACCTGATCCAGCACGACTCGGAGGCCATCATCAGCACCTGGCACAGTGCCATCATCCAGGGCATCCAGGAGATG TCCGCAGACCTGCCTCCCGAGGAGGAAAGTGAGAACAGCGGCGTGAACTTTGGGTCCAGTGAGCGCCTAGGAAGCTGGCGGGAGGACGAGCCACGGCCTGGTGCAG CACCGCCCACCCCCGGGCCCGGAGGTCTGGAGGGTGACATCAGCAAGGTCCGGCAGAAGCTCCTCAAGTTCCTGCTGAGGCGGCCCACGCTGCAGTCGCTGCGGGAGAAGGGCTACATCAAAG ACCAGGTGTTCGGCTGTCCGCTGGCCGAGCTGTGTGAGCGCGAGAAGAGCTCAGTGCCGCGCTTCGTGCAGCAGAGCATCCGCGCCGTCGAGGCCCGGG GGCTGGACATCGACGGTCTGTACCGCATCAGTGGGAACCTGGCCACCATCCAGAAGCTGCGCTATAAGGTGGACCACG ATGAACGTCTGAATCTGGAAGACGGGCACTGGGAGGACGTTCATGTTATCACCGGCGCCCTGAAGCTCTTCTTTCGAGAGCTGCCCGAGCCCCTCTTCCCCTTCTCACACTTCCGCCAGTTCCTCGCGGCAATCA AGCTACAGGATCCGGCCAAGCGTTTCCGCTGTGTGCGGGACCTGGTGCGCTCGCTGCCCGTCCCTAATCACGACACGCTGCGGGTGCTCTTCCAGCACCTGTGCCG GGTGATCGAGCACGGAGAACGGAACCGCATGTCAGTGCAGAACGTGGCCATAGTCTTCGGGCCCACGCTGCTGCGGCCCGAGACGGAGGAAGCCAGCATGCCCATGACCATGGTGTTCCAGAATCAGGTGGTGGAGCTCATCCTGCAACAGTGCTCGGACATCTTCCTGCCGCACTGA